A region from the Gammaproteobacteria bacterium genome encodes:
- a CDS encoding diguanylate cyclase encodes MNGRRKLNLIAVVFLTLLFVVCISLVLLYQSAYRQYQNNLVNVVRSNANLIRAVQRFDAVESQDVMPGGASAATLSQLIDAQNSYQGFGKTDELLLVVAAPDGGGFLNRQRFGAQQQFIPLPENPKLAMPARRAIAENSGVMEGLDYRGEPVLAAYEWVDGLNVGLVAKIDLEEIREPFEAEAMKLVGIAMVLSIFVSVYIYRVGQDFEQRLANTAEKFRLLLESSADGIFGVDLNGSCTFANPACATMFGCGDSHQLLGMNMQQFFQYEENEYYYRLLRTDGSSVPVEYTERPLKNNGRCLGAVVRFFDISERLEAERDVRFRATHDAGTGLINRTEFERRLKEVLKSHGENNHCLLYLDLDHFKTVNDTAGHAAGDQLLKNACELIQGRLRKRDIFARTGGDEFAIILENCSLQDAACIADGIVNAVAGYEFEWEGKKFQVGVSIGVQKMLARLTLEQLMASADAACYEAKRHGRSRIWIAEQSPEKLKKTG; translated from the coding sequence ATGAACGGTCGCCGTAAGCTTAATCTTATCGCAGTGGTATTTTTAACGCTGCTGTTTGTAGTCTGTATTAGTTTGGTTCTGCTTTATCAATCGGCATATCGCCAGTATCAAAACAATCTAGTAAACGTGGTGCGTAGCAATGCAAATTTGATTCGCGCGGTGCAGCGTTTTGATGCTGTCGAGAGTCAAGATGTCATGCCTGGTGGCGCATCTGCGGCAACGCTCAGTCAATTAATTGATGCGCAAAATTCCTATCAGGGGTTTGGCAAGACGGATGAGTTGTTATTGGTGGTTGCCGCACCTGATGGTGGTGGTTTTCTGAATCGCCAACGGTTCGGCGCGCAGCAACAATTTATTCCCCTGCCTGAAAATCCCAAACTGGCCATGCCTGCGCGGCGGGCAATTGCAGAAAACAGTGGAGTGATGGAGGGATTGGACTATCGTGGCGAGCCGGTATTGGCTGCCTATGAATGGGTGGATGGGTTGAATGTTGGGCTGGTGGCAAAAATTGATTTAGAGGAAATTCGCGAGCCGTTTGAGGCTGAAGCCATGAAGCTGGTGGGTATTGCCATGGTTTTGAGTATTTTTGTTTCGGTTTATATCTACCGGGTGGGACAGGATTTTGAGCAACGCCTGGCGAATACGGCGGAAAAGTTTCGATTGTTGCTGGAGTCTTCTGCCGATGGCATTTTTGGGGTAGATCTCAACGGGAGTTGTACTTTTGCAAATCCGGCTTGTGCAACTATGTTTGGCTGTGGCGACAGTCATCAGTTGCTGGGTATGAACATGCAACAGTTTTTTCAGTATGAAGAGAATGAGTATTACTATCGATTGTTGCGAACAGACGGAAGTTCGGTGCCAGTGGAATACACCGAGCGCCCGCTGAAAAATAACGGACGATGCTTGGGAGCCGTAGTACGGTTTTTTGATATCAGTGAACGGTTGGAGGCAGAACGAGATGTGCGTTTCAGGGCCACCCACGATGCTGGAACCGGGTTGATCAATCGCACTGAATTTGAACGGCGACTGAAAGAAGTTTTGAAAAGCCATGGGGAAAATAATCACTGTCTGCTTTATCTGGATTTGGATCACTTTAAAACTGTAAACGATACAGCCGGGCATGCGGCGGGTGACCAATTGCTAAAGAACGCATGTGAGCTTATTCAGGGGCGGCTACGCAAGCGTGATATTTTTGCACGCACGGGTGGTGATGAGTTTGCCATTATTTTGGAAAATTGTTCATTGCAAGATGCTGCATGTATCGCCGATGGTATTGTGAATGCTGTTGCTGGGTATGAATTCGAGTGGGAAGGGAAAAAGTTTCAGGTTGGGGTCAGCATCGGTGTACAAAAGATGCTGGCGAGACTGACATTGGAGCAATTGATGGCAAGTGCTGATGCCGCGTGTTACGAGGCAAAGCGTCACGGGCGATCACGAATCTGGATTGCGGAACAGTCGCCAGAAAAGTTGAAAAAAACAGGCTAG